A genomic stretch from Schistosoma haematobium chromosome 4, whole genome shotgun sequence includes:
- the FHDC1_1 gene encoding FH2 domain-containing protein 1, variant 3 (EggNog:ENOG410VAHM~COG:T,Z): MKSTEQEIKEFEQMNKERLERSNKNDTLNQANTKYNHKNSRIAEDKPKSSHDDHNTMMNLISNNISNPRVVHNRSRSRSNANKLNFSNSSNSLSKFTKENNNLNKDKGNTDELNIVSKPTISHSTSVFEITFNSLTE, encoded by the exons ATGAAATCCACAGAGCAA GAAATAAAAGAAtttgaacaaatgaataaaGAGAGATTGGAaagatcaaataaaaatgatacaTTGAATCAAGCAA ATACAAAATATAATCATAAAAACAGTCGAATAGCAGAGGATAAACCGAAATCAAGCCATGATGATCATAATACAATGATGAATCTAATTTCCAACAATATATCAAATCCTAGAGTAGTACACAATCGATCAAGAAGTCGTTCTAATGCAAATAAACTTAATTTTTCAAACTCTTCAAATTCATTATCTAAATTCACCAAAGAAAATAATAACCTGAATAAGGACAAAGGTAATACAGATGAATTGAATATAGTCTCAAAACCTACTATTTCACATTCTACGTCAGTGTTTGAA ATAACCTTTAATTCATTGACAGAATAG